The nucleotide window GGTGTTTGATGATTCGCTTTCCTTCCCGGTTGACCAGCCTCTTCACGTCCTGGTGCTGGGAGGCGGCCACACCTCTGATGAACGATTACCTGCAAATAATCAATTATCGCTCAGCGCCCTGGGACGCCTGGTGGAAGGCATACGCATCCACCGCCAGCATCCCGGAAGCTTGCTTATCCTTTCAGGTTATCCTGGAAAAGATAAAGTAAGCAACGCCAGGGTGATGTATCAAACCGCCCTGCTGATGGGTGTGGAGGCCAGTCAGATGGCCATCATTCCTGAGCCGGAGAATACCCGTCAGGAAGCCCAAGCCTACCTTAAAACCTATGGGAACCATCAGCCCCTGGTTATTGTAACCTCTGCCACCCACATCCCCCGGGCTATGATGTGGTTCAGTAAAGCCGGTCTGAATCCCCTGCCGGCACCCACCAATCACGCCATCAAGGAAAGCCCGGTTTCCAGGTCTCAATGGTGGATTCCCGGCCCACAGAATATTTCCCTTACTGACCGTGCCATTTATGAATATGCGGGCATTATTCAGGCTAGACTTAGAAGGCAAAATTAGTAGGGTCAGCAAAAAGAGCGGTGAAATTGACAAGTGGACGAATCCCTCCGGCTGGAGCAATTCGGATTGATTCGTGTAAGCAAAAATGCATAATTTTGTTTTATGAGCCAAACGACCTATTACCGCAATCCCGAAACCATCTCAGGTGCCCTGCACGACCAGCTGGTGATGATGGACATAAAGCAGGGAAAATACTTTGCCCTCAACCCCGCAGCCACCCGCATCTGGGAGCTCCTTGAAAACCCCTTAAGCCTGGATGCTCTCTGCAAGGCCCTGCTTGAGGAGTTTGATGTAAGTCCTGATCAATGCCAGCAGGATGTGAAAGAACACCTTGCCGAGATGCAGAGGCTGGGACTCATCAGAGAG belongs to Bacteroides sp. and includes:
- a CDS encoding ElyC/SanA/YdcF family protein; amino-acid sequence: MPVLLKSLLSVLPFFWFLAAVALIFGLWKKKRLARWFGIFALVWLLTTSTGPLPRLLISGLENRYGVFDDSLSFPVDQPLHVLVLGGGHTSDERLPANNQLSLSALGRLVEGIRIHRQHPGSLLILSGYPGKDKVSNARVMYQTALLMGVEASQMAIIPEPENTRQEAQAYLKTYGNHQPLVIVTSATHIPRAMMWFSKAGLNPLPAPTNHAIKESPVSRSQWWIPGPQNISLTDRAIYEYAGIIQARLRRQN
- a CDS encoding HPr-rel-A system PqqD family peptide chaperone gives rise to the protein MSQTTYYRNPETISGALHDQLVMMDIKQGKYFALNPAATRIWELLENPLSLDALCKALLEEFDVSPDQCQQDVKEHLAEMQRLGLIREVSDEREKV